A window of Narcine bancroftii isolate sNarBan1 chromosome 6, sNarBan1.hap1, whole genome shotgun sequence genomic DNA:
TGGCCAAAGAATTTGAATGTTTTCATTAGACTAGCAAAGACTGCCGAAGGTGTCCGCTAAGGAGAAAAATGGTGAatttttagaaattttttttaacatcaatgCAAAAGCTATGAGAAATCAGATTCAAAAATAAAGTCCACAAAGGTCAAAtataaatgagggaagattttaaaTAGAATTTTCACTTGGGGTGAAAGTGTAACTTGACGCCATCACTCTTATGAGTTAAGCAAGTCCATGTTCACGTGGAGTTGTGTTAAAGTGAAAGGTTTTTATGCCTTAATCTAAAACTGTATTGTGGTTTTAAGTTGGTTTGGAAGCTATCACTATTAAAGACTTATTTATGAGCAGGTGTCAACCCGGTGCAACATGTTCCTTTGGCTGAATATGGTGAAAATCTGAACCATATAATCCAGTACCTGAAATCTATGGGTATTTGTGAAGAAAAAATGATCATGATAACACCACCTCCTCTGGATGAGTCCTCCTGGGAAAAGGAATGCATCGCCAAAGGTAACAGCAACACACGCACACAATCTAAACAAAGCAAAGAGAATTAATAAGTTCTGAAACAAGGAAAGTAGATATCAATCTCCTGCAGCAGACTTCCAACTTGCAAATCTTGTATTTGTTTCTTACTTTGAACATTGTTTCCACTTCATACATGGTTTGGGGTATAGTAGCAAAGAGCCGATGACAAATTATCCAGAGATCACATGAATCTACCATGGCAGCTTGGAAGTTGTTAAATTCCAGATCCATTTGATTACTTGATTTATTTAAATACTATTGATGAAGCTacactgttgtttaaaaaaaaacccactgattTATTAATGTTCTTCAGAGAAAGTCATTGTAATTCCCACCATCCCTCTTCGACTCCACCCCACCTTCCCAATCTGGCTTTGGTATGACATTAGGCTGATGTCTTGATTCAGCGATGGTTGCAAACAGGAAAGGAAAGCCTTGATTTCTGAACAAATCATTTGTTAAATCTTTGCACAATTATAGCAATTTCAAAAATGTTAAACATTTACACTTTTCTGCATCTATCCTTCTCTTCCACTCAATCTCACCAACGTCAATTCCTGCTGAGGTTGTTGAAAAGGTTCTGTCGGGGAAAATCTCTTTTCCAGAATAACTCAGGCAGAGACTTCATTTGCTTCGAGAGTTTTATTTTGTGATATTACAGAGAGACTGTCCTGATCTACACCAGAATAAgaactctgccttctgtaggcagACAGCACATTTTTATACAGGAGAACAAACAACTCCATCTTCCTTCTGCACACAAAGCACATTCCTAAATATACTAGGCACTAGGTCATGGGGATGGTTCTGCAACCAGCAGAAACTGGCTGGTTTCTTAGATTACAAAGGAAACAGAAGTCCACACTTGCAACATTTCGACTGCATATACAAtaagatcattttttttcttccacaggTTCCTATTAAATTCACTTCTGAAATAGCATGGAAGTACTTTCCATTTTCTAACTCTACTCCATTCTGcagctctcatcttattaactGTCAAGCATACTTTGGGTGAGACTAAGAACTTTTATGCTTTATCATTTGATTCCCCCTGTGACTGTGCCTGATATTTATAAGTACGCATATAATTCCactttctggatttttttttccagcaacACACGTATCCAATTACTTTGAAATTTTGCTATGTTCACCCTTTCAAGGTCTGCATTCCAGATAATAACAATTTACACACATTAAATAAACCTTTATTTCTTTTTGGTCAGATGTTTTATATCTGATTACCAACACCCCCTGCCAGTGAAAGCTGTGTTCTACATTAAACCCTTCAAGTCTAATCTTAAAACTCCCTATAGCCTTTTGAGGAGAAGGAAAGACATTCTCACACCATTAACATCACTAGGTGAGCGTGTGTAGCAGCAGGCAACTTTGTTATCCGCTTCTCTCAGAATATCTGTGTAGACTGAAGCCTCTCTGATATCGACTGCACCACAGCTTAGTTCATATGACAGTAACAAACCTGCTGTACAAGTTGTCCATAAGACGTAATATATTCATGAAAAGTTAACATTAACTTGCATAGATTTTAATCATATTCTAGGACCATGACAACAATTTTTGATGCATTTTTCTGGAGAGGTTGCTTCCTTTTGTTACCAGGTAAGAAATTGGACAGATGCAATTCAGTAACCAAGGAGTACGCTGAAGCCTGTGTCAAGGTCGCCACAGAATGTGGAACTGATGTACTTGACCTCTGGACTTTGATGCAAATTGAGAATCAGGTAAAGAAGTTGAACATTTATGCTTTATACTTTCAATTTATACTTCAGGTTCAAGGAGCAAGAAATATAACAACATTTCATGGTGGCAAGTAATGGTTTTagctttttgcatttttttttagagatacttGAAGTGCAATAagctaaatttaattttaggTCTGGTAACATCATTGTAATCCAGAATTTAAGAGTTAGAGTGGTGGTTCCATGAAAATATGCAACAAGGAAACAAAGTCCAAATAGGTGACTGATATCAATACTTAACCATGGTAATGAATTTATATTTTCCAAGGGATTAGAAATAACAAAAAGTACACTAGAGCTTTGATTCCTTAAATTTGGTTTTTGGGATTTAGAAATGAGAAACTAGGTAAAACGAAGCAACTTTTCCCTATTTCCATGGGCTGACACTATTGTAGGTAGTGCCCGTGAAGATGATTACATAATCCTGATCAATTACATCTTGGTCTCCACCCTGTTGTAACTGAAGTCAATTTCAGACATGCAGTATTTCTTAATTATACTTGCTAGAATTATTTATTGAAACCACCATACTTTTATTGTGGGAACTTGATGTACAATAAGCTACAACCTGACAATCCAAAGGTGCATGGAACAGGCTGCCGGGGGGAGCAGACACAGCGATAATGTTCGAGATGTATTTAGACAGGGAAGGGAGGAGCAGGTACAGTAGGTCTTTTTCTGTACTATACTGTTAAATTTTGATTACAATATATTTTGTACAAAATTCTGACAGTATTGCAATGTGTGCaccactttggcttggcttcgcggacgaagatttatgaaggggtgatgtccacgtcagctgcaggctcgtttgtggctgacaagcctgatgcgggacaggcagacgcggttgcaagggaaaattggttggttggggttgggtgttgggtttttcctcctttgtcttttgacagtgaggtgggctctgcagtcttcttcaaaggaggttgctgcccgccgaactgaggcgccaagatgcacggtttgaggcgagatcagcccactgacggtggtcaatgtggcaggcaccaagagctttctttaggcagtccttgtacctcttctttggtgcacctctgtctcggtggcctatggagagctcaccatataacatgatcttgggaaggcgatggtcctccattctggagacgtgacctacccagcgcagtttgatcttcagcagtgtggattcaatgctgtcggcctctgccatctcgagtacttcgatgttggagatgaagtcgctccattgaatgttgaggatggagcggagacaacgctggtggaagcgttctaggagccgtaggtgatgccggtagaggaccaatgattcggagccgaacaggagtgtggttatgacaacggctctgtatatgctaatctttgtgaggtttttcagttggttatttttccagactcttttgtgtagtcttccaaaggtgctatttgccttggcgagtctgttatctatctcgttgtcgatccttgcatccgatgaaatggtgcagccgagataggtaaactggttgaccgttttgagttttgtgtgcccgatggagatgtgggggggggggggggctggtagtcatggtggggagctggctgatggaggacctcagttttcttcaggctgacttccaggccaaacattttggcagtttccgcaaagcaggacgtcaagcgctgaagagctggctctgaatgggcaactaaagcggcatcgtctgcaaagagtagttcacggacaagtttctcttgtgtcttggtgtgagcttgcaggcgcctcagattgaagagactgccatccgtgcggtaccggatgtaaacagtgtcttcattgttgaggtctttcatggcttgtttcagcatcatgctgaagaagatcgaaaagaggattggtgcaaGAATGCACTACAGCAGCACAAACAAGTCAGATATAATGCTTCTAATGGTTGCTGAGACTTTGAGTGATCACAGGACACTGTAGTCTAAGGCAGTCCAggacagtttatttttaaatcacaaGTCCATAAGAAGACAgtcaatgttattattttcaacagATCAATGACCGTCATGGTTGTCTTGTCTGTGAATAAATCATATGCTTATCAATTTACTTGGGTGCTAAATACAACCTAAAGTtcttttcaaaaattttacattacaGGACTTTTCCTCCTACCTTTTGGATGGGCTACATTTATCAGAAAGAGGGAACAAATTTCTTGAAACACATTTGTGGCCccttttggaaaagaggacagaaagTCTGCCACTGCTTCTCCCACAGTGGAGGGATATAGATGACCTGAACAGCCAAGTCAACCTACTTTTGTAATTCATTGATTTTTACAGAATACATTAGCATAAAATCATGCTCAGGATTAATGTTCTGTTCAACTAAATTACTGACATAATctgaaaaaggaaaataatggagagaaatggaattTAAGCAATTGATGCATCTTTGAGAAATTCTGACCAAATCCATTCCACCTCCTACATAGGGTATAACTTGTACActttttaaacttgcattttttttaaggcAAGATTAAATATTTCTGTAAGTGGGATAGGTGGCCTGTGCCTTTAGCGGTACAAGTTTCACCAAACATACTGATGAAGAGTGCATCTTAAgaccttttgaattttttttttgttctgctaAAAAAAACCCAAGAACTAACCAGCATCATTTCTTCTACTCACCTTAGGCAAATATTTTCTGGTATTTGTTACTGTCGCTGCAGGAAAAAGTTGCTGGCTattcaccctatctatacccctcataatcttgtatacttcTAAGTCACTCCAAGaggtgcaatccaggcaacatcctgtaaaTCTCCTCGGCATCCTCTCCAAAACATCTTTGTCCTTTAATGAAGAAACCAGAACCAAAAACAATACTCTgcatggtctaaccagagtttaataaagctgcaacattaccccctggctcttgaactcaattctcccgattaatgaaggccagcaccctGCAAGCCTTCTTAACCAATTATCAATTCATGTAGCAACCTTGAAGGGGTCAATGGATTTgggccccaagatccctctgtttctcctatcaagaatcctgccattaatcacTTGCTCAACTAGTAGTGCCCAACATATATAGTTTGAGGATTTCTCCCTTGGTATATTATTCCAATCAAACACAGTTAAAAGAATTAATTCTCCAGAAGGCTGTCTTCCAGATCATTTAAAAAACTTCTATTCTTTTACCCTTGAAGTATTCATCCAAAGTACTTCATTATTCGTGGAAGAAAATTAGAAATGTTGAGATCTGTAAAATTGTCAAATTAAACTGATGCTGTTTTAATCAAAATAGTTTGCTCTATCTGTATCAAAAATTGCAACTGTacattttctttatctttttgatTCCACATCATCATTTAATGATTGAATTTTAATGCTATTGTCGAGGATGAAACAGAAGCTAAAAGGCTCAACTCCAACACGGGGAAAAATACATTGCCACTTATGGTGCACAGTGAAAGAACTGTAGCAGCTGTCCTTCTGAAAACTATCCTTCAACATCAGTTTTATTCTAGATTATTAACCAAATACCATAAGTACCAACAAGACAATCCATCAAACAAGCTTTGAATGGACCATTTGAACCCAAGGCTGCTGCACTATCAACGTCACTcaccatagaacataacagcgcAGAAACGGGCCCTTCTAGCCTGCGTCAAACTATTTTTATGCCTAGTCCTAATGACCTGCACCAAGATGTCTATCCataacccctcccatccatgtacctgtacaaatctttcttaaatgtcaaaattaagcctgCGTTTGCCAATTCggctggcacctcattccacactcccaccactgcaCAAAGAAGGTCCCCATAATGTTcactttaaatttttcccctttcatccttaacccatgtccactaatagttttttttaaaatctcacctcagtggaaaaagcatgcTTGCATTTATTTGAAATATACTTTGCGTACCTCTATTGTatctaccctcattcttctgtgctttaggaaataaagtccaaacctgtttaacttctccctgtaactcagttcttcaagtattggcaacatctttgtaaatctattCAATCTTGTTgtttccttcctgtagtgaggtgaccaaagctgcacacaatattccagatttgccttcaccaatgtcttgtacaacttcaccctgcacacagcatctttcagctactcctgttgggaaggagatacaggagtagaagtaccactaggctgagaaacaTCATTTTTCCCCACGTGCAGTAGACtgctgaatgaatgaatgaatgaactgATTATACTAACCTTCAAATTCcagctgccatttttccagctggtcaggtccctcttcaagctttaaaaaccttccttgctgtccacgacatctccaatctttgtgtcatctgtaaacatgctgatccaatttagaCCATAATCGTCAAGATCATTGATGCAGATGACAAATAACAGTGGACCTAgcgccaatttaaaaaaaattcacactatgaaccatactgaccaaaatacacacaaacatttccctcttgaatatacactgtcattttctccctttttcccccctcccctccctccctcccaacccactaaacgttcaacatatacaatacattaaacctattaaacaatgtcatcacacaatgaaaataaacaagaaatttgtgtcttctacttttacatactgggtcagttcatttcgtcttctcctgtcattttaagcggtggaggtctgcggtaggacttctctgttgtattccatgtacggttcccaaatttattcgaatactgtgatgttatttcttaaattgtatgttattttttccaatggaatacatttattcatttctatgtaccattgctgtattctcaggctatcttctaatttccaggttgacataatacatttttttgctacagctaaggctatcataataaaacttttttgtgctccatccaaatcgagtccaagttctttacttcttatattacttagaagaaagatctctggattttttgtgattttatttaattcctggtttagatctttccaaaactttcccactttctcacatgcccaaattgcatgtactgttgttcccgtttccttcttacagcgaaaacatctgtctgatactgttgggtcccatttatttaacttttggggcatggtgtatagcctgtgtaaacaATTATATTGTAATCATGTGCAACCTCGTGTTTATTAGTTCcgaagcatagcttttcccatgtccattctttatgtttagatcttgttcccatttttgtttgggtttgcagcttgtttcctcgttctctttctcttgcagtttgatgtacatatttgttataaatcttttaattatcattgtgtctgtaatcacatattcaaaattgattccttctggtaacctcggcctgcttcccaatttgtccttcaactaggttttcagttggtggtatgcaaagatTGTACTGTGAGtcataccatatttgtccttcatttgttcaaaagataataatttatttcctgaaaaaaaaaattctattcttttgatcccttttctctcccattttctaaaggaaaagttatctattgtgaaaggaactagttgattttgcgtcaatataagttttggtagttgataatttgttttattcctttctacgtgaatcttcttccaaatgttgagcagacggtgcagtactggtgaattcctatgtggcaccagcttttcatcccacttatatagtatatgttcaggtaccttctcccctattttatctagctctaatatggtccaatctggtttttcccttgtttgataaaaatctgataggtatcttaattgtgctgctctataataattcttaaagtttggtaactgtagACCCCttc
This region includes:
- the iah1 gene encoding isoamyl acetate-hydrolyzing esterase 1 homolog isoform X2, whose amino-acid sequence is MSHNSVMNLEGSFENGGWGAAIASRLVRKCDVLNRGLSGYNTKWARIVLPKIISQPTNQETIAAVVVFFGANDSSLKGVNPVQHVPLAEYGENLNHIIQYLKSMGICEEKMIMITPPPLDESSWEKECIAKGKKLDRCNSVTKEYAEACVKVATECGTDVLDLWTLMQIENQDFSSYLLDGLHLSERGNKFLETHLWPLLEKRTESLPLLLPQWRDIDDLNSQVNLLL
- the iah1 gene encoding isoamyl acetate-hydrolyzing esterase 1 homolog isoform X1: MAGGRLAWPRLVLLGDSITQGSFENGGWGAAIASRLVRKCDVLNRGLSGYNTKWARIVLPKIISQPTNQETIAAVVVFFGANDSSLKGVNPVQHVPLAEYGENLNHIIQYLKSMGICEEKMIMITPPPLDESSWEKECIAKGKKLDRCNSVTKEYAEACVKVATECGTDVLDLWTLMQIENQDFSSYLLDGLHLSERGNKFLETHLWPLLEKRTESLPLLLPQWRDIDDLNSQVNLLL
- the iah1 gene encoding isoamyl acetate-hydrolyzing esterase 1 homolog isoform X3, which produces MFPKGSFENGGWGAAIASRLVRKCDVLNRGLSGYNTKWARIVLPKIISQPTNQETIAAVVVFFGANDSSLKGVNPVQHVPLAEYGENLNHIIQYLKSMGICEEKMIMITPPPLDESSWEKECIAKGKKLDRCNSVTKEYAEACVKVATECGTDVLDLWTLMQIENQDFSSYLLDGLHLSERGNKFLETHLWPLLEKRTESLPLLLPQWRDIDDLNSQVNLLL